The Populus nigra chromosome 14, ddPopNigr1.1, whole genome shotgun sequence genome has a segment encoding these proteins:
- the LOC133672720 gene encoding uncharacterized protein LOC133672720 isoform X1 has product MRNLGITVLYFSYHFSVCSPVGSHCVSREDYSLIERKGLAVVDCSWACLGDVPFVKLRCASPCLCTKIHSLEIMKSSKLWSTSSAILCKGIICSFINMGTSKSILGMWNSAEIISVQNAWLSQQNQVLKAVSDAEGGEISENEGTSDDSQDGFPPLERNMNHLNFEESEDESE; this is encoded by the exons ATGCGGAACCTGGGCATTACGGTTCtgtatttttcttatcatttctcTGTTTGCAGTCCAGTTGGGAGTCACTGCGTCTCCAGAGAAGATTATAGCTTGATCGAGAGGAAGGGATTGGCTGTCGTGGATTGCTCATGGGCATGTTTGGGAGATGTACCATTTGTCAAGCTGCGATGTGCTTCTCCTTGCTTATGTACGAAAATTCATTCCCTTGAAATCAT GAAATCCAGTAAATTATGGTCGACCTCGTCAGCTATCCTGTGCAAAGGCATTATCTGCAGCTTTATTAATATG GGAACTTCTAAAAGCATACTCGGAATGTGGAACAGTGCTGAAATCATCTCTGTCCAAAATGCTTGGCTTTCTCAACAAAACCAGGTTCTGAAGGCTGTGTCTGACGCTGAAG GAGGTGAAATAAGTGAAAATGAAGGCACTTCTGATGATTCCCAAGATGGGTTTCCACCACTAGAAAGGAATATGAATCATTTGAACTTTGAGGAAAGTGAGGATGAAAGCGAGTAG
- the LOC133672720 gene encoding uncharacterized protein LOC133672720 isoform X2 translates to MGMFGRCTICQAAMCFSLLITMAGCRKSSKLWSTSSAILCKGIICSFINMGTSKSILGMWNSAEIISVQNAWLSQQNQVLKAVSDAEGGEISENEGTSDDSQDGFPPLERNMNHLNFEESEDESE, encoded by the exons ATGGGCATGTTTGGGAGATGTACCATTTGTCAAGCTGCGATGTGCTTCTCCTTGCTTAT TACCATGGCTGGTTGCAGGAAATCCAGTAAATTATGGTCGACCTCGTCAGCTATCCTGTGCAAAGGCATTATCTGCAGCTTTATTAATATG GGAACTTCTAAAAGCATACTCGGAATGTGGAACAGTGCTGAAATCATCTCTGTCCAAAATGCTTGGCTTTCTCAACAAAACCAGGTTCTGAAGGCTGTGTCTGACGCTGAAG GAGGTGAAATAAGTGAAAATGAAGGCACTTCTGATGATTCCCAAGATGGGTTTCCACCACTAGAAAGGAATATGAATCATTTGAACTTTGAGGAAAGTGAGGATGAAAGCGAGTAG
- the LOC133672720 gene encoding uncharacterized protein LOC133672720 isoform X3 → MGMFGRCTICQAAMCFSLLMKSSKLWSTSSAILCKGIICSFINMGTSKSILGMWNSAEIISVQNAWLSQQNQVLKAVSDAEGGEISENEGTSDDSQDGFPPLERNMNHLNFEESEDESE, encoded by the exons ATGGGCATGTTTGGGAGATGTACCATTTGTCAAGCTGCGATGTGCTTCTCCTTGCTTAT GAAATCCAGTAAATTATGGTCGACCTCGTCAGCTATCCTGTGCAAAGGCATTATCTGCAGCTTTATTAATATG GGAACTTCTAAAAGCATACTCGGAATGTGGAACAGTGCTGAAATCATCTCTGTCCAAAATGCTTGGCTTTCTCAACAAAACCAGGTTCTGAAGGCTGTGTCTGACGCTGAAG GAGGTGAAATAAGTGAAAATGAAGGCACTTCTGATGATTCCCAAGATGGGTTTCCACCACTAGAAAGGAATATGAATCATTTGAACTTTGAGGAAAGTGAGGATGAAAGCGAGTAG
- the LOC133672720 gene encoding uncharacterized protein LOC133672720 isoform X4: MAGCRKSSKLWSTSSAILCKGIICSFINMGTSKSILGMWNSAEIISVQNAWLSQQNQVLKAVSDAEGGEISENEGTSDDSQDGFPPLERNMNHLNFEESEDESE; this comes from the exons ATGGCTGGTTGCAGGAAATCCAGTAAATTATGGTCGACCTCGTCAGCTATCCTGTGCAAAGGCATTATCTGCAGCTTTATTAATATG GGAACTTCTAAAAGCATACTCGGAATGTGGAACAGTGCTGAAATCATCTCTGTCCAAAATGCTTGGCTTTCTCAACAAAACCAGGTTCTGAAGGCTGTGTCTGACGCTGAAG GAGGTGAAATAAGTGAAAATGAAGGCACTTCTGATGATTCCCAAGATGGGTTTCCACCACTAGAAAGGAATATGAATCATTTGAACTTTGAGGAAAGTGAGGATGAAAGCGAGTAG
- the LOC133672415 gene encoding uncharacterized protein LOC133672415, with amino-acid sequence MSSPYPVLGTKPIDQWKVTELKEELKRRRLKTNGLKDDLIRRLDDALRVEMENDEALRTERESEEALRSEQENAAKVVVDVDNGVHLENPPIVGVKMEEAVPVVAEMVKDVVDDAANRDEKVDNVMIQVGTNESVKAMGTGELQEEVQMGGSDSSSTDEDLNVHATTVETSITVTESVVSEVALSVKATGTGELQEEFQMVGIDSSSTDEDLNVHATTVETSITVTESVVPEVALSGQDVQNSGTQEANENSNIQLENEGLKPQLENENLKPPDEDATLDSSAPDNQVSEVSPSLGFQVKSDSISTDSVSINEKIELKDNIIADNVKLELDNVKPEMVEPSFSNVVPVGGESHPMDVEEPQEKRESVEEKDDSSGTNAYMRKNNDSVDVGYSEKLNLDRSSGDDSMEEDVLESKQIDSKYNSDEVGDVSEKKNEGPVVKEENLVGVAGKDLSTDQKEVHVENKIHPVVPVEKRKFNDQEIVGNSEPLKRQRRWNSENIKVPEQQSSNLTPTTTPKDEFQPAPLRRNFSRSESSVSEEVPKERVVPPSQKPLTNSLRIDRFLRPFTLKAVQELLGKTGTVTSFWMDHIKTHCYVTYSSVEEATETRNAVYNLQWPPNGGRLLVAEFVDPQEVKMRVDAPPQSPSTPVTPSAAAPAPPTLQPQPSPRQQVSRQQLPPPPSLPPPPPLSNPPHARERVDLPPPPPLPEKHDPPIVTLDDLFRKTKTAPRIYYLPLLEEQVAAKLAEHGKNTKQ; translated from the exons ATGTCTTCACCATATCCAGTTCTTGGAACAAAACCCATAGACCAGTGGAAGGTTACTGAGTTAAAAGAAGAGCTTAAAAGGCGGAGATTGAAAACCAATGGTTTGAAGGATGATTTGATTAGACGGTTGGATGACGCACTTCGTGTTGAGATGGAAAATGATGAAGCACTTCGCACTGAGAGGGAAAGTGAGGAAGCACTACGCAGCGAGCAGGAAAATGCTGCGAAGGTTGTGGTGGATGTGGATAATGGTGTTCATTTAGAGAACCCACCTATAGTAGGGGTGAAAATGGAAGAGGCAGTACCAGTTGTTGCTGAGATGGTTAAAGATGTCGTGGATGATGCCGCTAATAGAGATGAGAAGGTGGATAATGTTATGATTCAGGTTGGCACCAATGAGAGTGTGAAAGCCATGGGTACAGGAGAACTTCAAGAAGAGGTCCAAATGGGTGGTAGTGATTCTTCTAGTACAGATGAGGATCTCAATGTTCATGCAACTACTGTGGAGACCAGTATTACTGTTACCGAGAGTGTGGTGTCAGAAGTAGCATTGAGTGTGAAAGCCACGGGTACAGGAGAACTTCAAGAAGAGTTCCAAATGGTTGGTATTGATTCTTCTAGTACAGATGAGGATCTCAATGTTCATGCCACTACTGTGGAGACCAGTATTACTGTTACCGAGAGTGTGGTGCCAGAAGTAGCATTGAGTGGGCAAGATGTGCAAAATTCTGGAACACAGGAGGCAAATGAGAACTCAAATATCCAGCTGGAGAATGAGGGTTTAAAGCCCCAGCTGGAGAATGAGAATTTGAAGCCTCCAGACGAGGATGCCACGCTTGACTCTTCTGCTCCAGACAACCAGGTATCTGAGGTCAGCCCTAGTTTAGGGTTTCAAGTAAAATCTGATTCTATTTCTACTGATTCTGTATCAATTAATGAAAAGATTGAACTAAAGGATAATATAATTGCTGATAATGTCAAATTAGAACTAGATAATGTTAAGCCAGAGATGGTGGAACCATCATTCAGTAATGTTGTCCCAGTTGGTGGTGAATCACATCCGATGGATGTTGAAGAGCCACAAGAGAAGAGGGAATCTGTTGAAGAGAAAGATGACAGCAGTGGTACAAATGCATATATGAGAAAGAATAATGATAGTGTTGATGTGGGGTACTCGGAAAAGTTGAATTTAGACAGGAGTTCTGGTGATGACTCCATGGAGGAAGATGTTTTAGAAAGTAAGCAAATTGATTCAAAGTATAATTCTGATGAAGTGGGTGATGtgagtgaaaagaaaaatgaggggCCTGTTGTGAAGGAGGAAAATCTTGTTGGTGTTGCTGGGAAGGACTTATCTACTGATCAAAAGGAGGTCCATGTTGAGAATAAGATTCATCCAGTTGTGCCTgtggagaaaagaaaatttaacg ATCAAGAAATTGTTGGAAACTCGGAACCTTTGAAGCGGCAACGCAGATGGAATTCTGAGAACATCAAGGTTCCTGAACAGCAAAGCTCAAATTTGACACCCACCACCACACCGAAGGATGAGTTTCAGCCTGCTCCTTTGAGACGCAACTTCTCCCGTTCTGAATCCTCTGTTAGTGAGGAGGTACCCAAGGAACGTGTTG TTCCACCATCACAAAAACCTTTGACCAATTCTCTCAGAATTGATCGTTTTCTGCGTCCTTTTACTCTGAAAGCTGTCCAAGAACTCTTGGGAAAAACTGGGACTGTCACAAGTTTTTGGATGGATCATATCAAAACCCATTGCTATGTTACG TATTCATCTGTGGAAGAAGCCACGGAGACACGGAATGCTGTTTATAACCTACAATGGCCGCCAAATGGTGGACGCCTTTTAGTGGCTGAGTTTGTTGATCCTCAGGAAGTGAAAATGCGGGTGGATGCTCCTCCTCAGTCTCCATCTACACCTGTCACTCCTAGTGCTGCTGCACCTGCTCCTCCCACCCTGCAGCCACAACCCTCTCCTCGTCAACAGGTTTCTAGGCAGCAACTTCCACCCCCACCTTCCCTTCCACCTCCTCCACCACTATCTAACCCGCCCCATGCCAGGGAACGAGTTGATCTTCCTCCACCACCTCCACTTCCTGAGAAGCATGACCCACCCATTGTCACCCTGGATGACCTCTTCCGGAAAACCAAAACAGCTCCTCGAATCTACTACTTACCGTTATTGGAAGAGCAAGTTGCAGCAAAACTTGCAGAACATGGAAAAAACACCAAGCAATAG
- the LOC133672694 gene encoding large ribosomal subunit protein eL30-like, whose product MVTAKKTKKTHESINNRLALVMKSGKYTLGYKTVLKTLRSSKGKLILLSNNCPPLRKSEIEYYAMLAKVGVHHYNGNNVDLGTACGKYFRVSCLSIIDAGDSDIIKTVPGDH is encoded by the exons ATGGTGACGGCAAAGAAAACT AAGAAGACCCATGAGAGCATCAACAACAGATTGGCTTTGGTGATGAAGAGTGGAAAGTACACTCTTGGTTACAAAACTGTGCTTAAAACTCTGAGGAGCTCTAaag gaaaattgattttattatcaaacAATTGCCCACCTTTGAGGAAATCTGAGATTGAGTATTATGCTATGCTTGCAAAGGTTGGGGTTCATCATTATAATGGAA atAATGTCGATTTGGGAACTGCTTGTGGCAAGTATTTCCGTGTATCTTGCCTGAGCATTATTGATGCAG GTGATTCTGATATTATCAAGACAGTCCCTGGTGATCATTGA